A region from the Sutcliffiella horikoshii genome encodes:
- a CDS encoding ribonucleoside-diphosphate reductase subunit alpha, with the protein MTVHTKTVHKENGPSDQDYQSHLETVLSEFPKLETTGFLQKTTKIIDKLLHHNNQHELTNQLILEALNHVDELEPDWTYVASRLLSQKLQQEVCSNRNISKPYTDFYSLIKSLTELGIYQTQLLKAYTAKEINELEAVLDPQKDNLFTYIGLKTLSDRYLTRDHHKRLLELPQERFMIIAMTLMQKEETNRIHYVKEAYWALSNLYMTVATPTFANAGKTYGQLSSCFIDTVDDSLQGIYDSNTDIANLSKSGGGLGVYLGKIRSRGSDIRGFKGVSSGVIPWMKQLNNTAVSVDQLGQRKGAISVYLDVWHRDIFSFLDSKLNNGDERMRTHDLFNGVCIPDIFMEQVESRGDWYLFDPHEVRKLMGYSLEDYFDEKVGAGSFRQKYEECVNHPELPKEKVPAIEIMKAIMKGQLETGSPFMFYRDEVNRMNPNPHKGMIYCTNLCTEITQNQSATITKKQYVEDGTIITVKTPGDFVVCNLSSINLARTVTAGQLERLIPIQVRMLDNVIDLNEIPVLQAKMTNEKYRAIGLGTFGWHHLLALEGIKWESNEAVLHADKLYEKIAFYTIQASSLLAKEKGSYPAFEGSDWQTGDYFHKRNYGTASELDWNVLQEQVANYGVRNGYLMAVAPNATTSIIAGSSASIDPIFLKVYSEEKKDYKIPVTAPDLNAETTWFYKSAYHIDQHWSIAQNAARQKHIDQAISFNLYVTNTVKAKVLLELHLDAWKQKLKTTYYVRSTSSDLEECESCSS; encoded by the coding sequence ATGACCGTACATACCAAAACTGTACATAAAGAGAATGGACCTAGCGATCAAGATTACCAGAGCCATTTAGAAACTGTTCTATCTGAGTTTCCAAAACTTGAAACAACAGGTTTCTTACAAAAAACTACCAAAATTATTGATAAACTGCTCCATCACAACAATCAACATGAACTTACAAACCAACTAATACTAGAAGCGCTCAATCACGTGGATGAACTAGAACCTGACTGGACCTATGTTGCATCAAGGTTATTATCACAAAAGCTGCAACAGGAAGTATGCAGCAACAGAAACATCTCCAAGCCCTATACAGATTTTTACTCATTAATCAAAAGCTTAACAGAACTAGGAATTTATCAAACTCAATTGCTAAAAGCATACACAGCTAAAGAAATTAATGAATTAGAGGCAGTCCTTGATCCTCAAAAAGATAATCTCTTTACCTATATTGGACTGAAAACATTATCTGACCGTTATTTAACGCGCGATCATCATAAACGCTTACTTGAATTGCCTCAAGAACGTTTCATGATCATTGCCATGACACTGATGCAAAAGGAAGAAACTAATCGGATTCACTACGTGAAAGAAGCTTATTGGGCACTAAGCAATTTGTATATGACCGTTGCCACACCGACATTTGCCAATGCAGGAAAAACGTATGGACAGCTCTCAAGCTGCTTCATTGATACGGTTGATGACAGCTTGCAAGGAATATATGACAGCAACACAGACATTGCAAATCTCTCTAAATCCGGAGGCGGCCTTGGCGTCTACCTCGGCAAAATACGTAGTCGCGGCAGTGATATAAGAGGATTCAAAGGCGTATCTAGCGGAGTGATTCCATGGATGAAACAATTGAACAATACGGCTGTAAGTGTCGACCAGCTCGGTCAACGGAAAGGAGCCATTTCTGTCTATTTAGATGTTTGGCATAGAGACATTTTTTCCTTTCTTGACAGCAAGCTCAACAACGGTGATGAACGCATGCGTACACATGATCTTTTCAATGGAGTGTGCATACCGGATATTTTCATGGAGCAGGTAGAAAGCAGAGGAGACTGGTACTTATTTGATCCACATGAAGTTAGAAAACTAATGGGCTATTCCCTTGAAGATTATTTTGACGAGAAAGTTGGTGCTGGAAGCTTTCGCCAAAAATATGAAGAATGTGTCAATCATCCTGAGCTCCCGAAAGAAAAAGTACCGGCTATAGAGATTATGAAAGCAATCATGAAGGGGCAACTAGAAACTGGCAGTCCATTCATGTTTTATCGTGATGAAGTGAACAGAATGAATCCAAACCCTCATAAAGGAATGATTTATTGCACGAATTTATGTACGGAAATTACCCAAAACCAAAGTGCCACCATCACGAAAAAGCAATACGTAGAGGATGGTACGATCATAACCGTTAAAACACCCGGAGATTTTGTAGTCTGTAATTTATCCTCCATTAATCTTGCTCGCACTGTAACAGCAGGACAACTAGAGCGCCTTATTCCCATCCAGGTTCGGATGCTTGATAATGTGATTGATTTAAATGAAATACCGGTACTGCAGGCAAAGATGACCAATGAAAAATATCGTGCCATTGGATTGGGAACATTCGGCTGGCATCACCTGCTTGCTCTTGAAGGTATCAAATGGGAGTCCAATGAAGCAGTGCTTCATGCAGACAAACTTTATGAAAAAATTGCATTTTACACAATCCAAGCCAGCTCCCTGCTCGCTAAAGAAAAAGGTTCCTACCCTGCATTCGAAGGATCTGATTGGCAAACTGGTGACTATTTTCACAAACGGAATTATGGGACAGCCTCGGAACTGGATTGGAATGTGCTTCAAGAACAAGTAGCGAATTACGGCGTCCGAAACGGATATCTAATGGCAGTTGCCCCAAATGCGACCACGTCCATTATTGCCGGAAGCTCTGCAAGCATTGATCCCATTTTCCTTAAGGTATATTCAGAAGAGAAAAAAGATTACAAGATTCCCGTAACAGCACCTGACCTTAACGCAGAAACAACCTGGTTTTATAAATCTGCCTACCATATCGATCAGCATTGGAGCATTGCCCAGAATGCGGCAAGACAAAAACATATCGATCAGGCCATTTCCTTTAACCTGTATGTTACGAACACCGTGAAGGCCAAAGTATTACTTGAACTTCATCTTGATGCATGGAAGCAAAAATTGAAAACAACCTACTATGTTCGTTCCACATCTTCAGATTTAGAAGAATGTGAATCATGTTCAAGTTAG
- a CDS encoding STAS domain-containing protein, which translates to MTKTAHSLIGQKLIDSQNEVAASMLSEIQNAYPDVPQYREEEVEVQVKEIFRTLLVFLGEYVLDPENNVLDRAKQWGESVGFMSVKAGGSLEETLSNMTLYKKCLWEFIQREGVEAGLHMNQITDIFILIDEIFNIIVYGFSHAFSIATEQKMLETKASYIRLSIPIVPLQKGMGVLPLVGEIDEIRAGILIEETLEKSKNLSISNLIIDFSGVYRLDETVLHTMDLLIRSLKLIGITPIITGLRPELSLQFINSGLILRDIQISGSIEQILQEQ; encoded by the coding sequence ATGACCAAGACGGCACACTCCCTAATAGGACAAAAATTAATAGATTCACAGAATGAAGTAGCTGCTAGCATGCTATCGGAAATACAGAATGCTTATCCTGATGTACCGCAATATCGAGAAGAAGAAGTAGAAGTTCAGGTCAAGGAAATCTTTAGAACGTTATTGGTATTCTTAGGTGAATATGTCCTCGATCCTGAAAACAATGTTTTAGACCGCGCCAAACAATGGGGAGAATCTGTAGGATTCATGTCTGTGAAGGCTGGCGGATCACTTGAAGAAACGCTCTCTAATATGACGTTATATAAAAAATGTCTATGGGAGTTTATACAACGTGAAGGTGTGGAAGCTGGGCTTCATATGAATCAGATTACAGATATTTTCATTTTAATAGATGAAATTTTCAATATTATCGTTTATGGATTCAGTCACGCCTTTTCCATCGCTACTGAACAGAAAATGTTAGAAACCAAAGCTTCTTACATTCGACTGTCTATCCCGATAGTCCCTTTACAAAAAGGGATGGGAGTGTTGCCGCTTGTCGGAGAAATTGATGAGATTCGCGCTGGAATACTGATAGAAGAGACGTTGGAGAAAAGTAAGAATCTTTCCATTTCCAACCTCATCATTGATTTTTCCGGTGTTTACCGTTTAGATGAAACAGTTCTGCACACCATGGACCTGCTTATCCGCTCTCTCAAGCTAATAGGCATCACACCAATCATTACAGGCCTGCGCCCGGAACTCAGCCTACAATTCATCAACTCCGGACTCATCCTAAGAGACATTCAAATCAGCGGCTCTATAGAGCAAATATTACAAGAACAATAA
- a CDS encoding aldo/keto reductase: MERIQLAEDVSLSRIVHGMWRLNDWGYSKEEVVEFIEQCLDLGVTSFDHADIYGNYTVEEQFGQALELKPSLRDKIEIVTKCGIKLISSNRPDHNIKYYDTSKEHIIQSVERSLENFRTDYIDILLIHRPDPMMDPSEVAEAFTRLKEQGKVKRFGVSNFAPSQVKLLNSYLDEPLVTNQIEISATHLEHFDKGTIEQCQMDRISPMAWSPLGGGSIFTSTDDKVKRVRNVLEKIQGETGAESMDQVLYAWLLNHPSKIIPIVGSGKLERVNSAVSSLNITLSKEQWFEILEASKGKEVD, from the coding sequence ATGGAAAGAATTCAGTTAGCAGAAGATGTTTCCCTCTCTAGAATTGTACATGGAATGTGGCGTTTGAATGATTGGGGTTACAGCAAGGAAGAGGTTGTGGAATTTATAGAACAGTGTTTGGATCTTGGAGTTACAAGCTTTGATCATGCAGACATCTATGGTAATTACACAGTAGAAGAGCAATTTGGACAAGCATTAGAACTCAAACCTTCACTAAGGGACAAAATAGAGATAGTGACGAAGTGTGGAATCAAGCTAATATCATCTAATAGACCAGACCATAATATAAAATATTATGATACAAGCAAGGAGCATATCATTCAATCTGTGGAACGTTCATTAGAAAATTTTCGAACAGATTATATAGATATTCTTTTAATACATAGACCAGATCCAATGATGGATCCAAGTGAAGTGGCAGAAGCCTTCACTAGGTTAAAAGAACAAGGGAAGGTAAAGCGTTTTGGCGTATCCAACTTTGCACCTTCTCAAGTTAAGTTACTCAACTCCTATTTAGATGAACCGTTGGTAACTAATCAGATTGAAATTTCGGCTACCCATTTGGAGCACTTCGATAAGGGAACAATCGAACAGTGTCAAATGGATAGAATCTCTCCGATGGCATGGTCTCCTCTTGGCGGAGGAAGTATTTTCACAAGTACAGATGACAAGGTAAAACGTGTAAGAAATGTATTGGAGAAAATACAGGGAGAAACAGGGGCAGAATCTATGGACCAGGTATTATATGCTTGGTTACTAAATCACCCTTCTAAAATTATCCCAATTGTGGGCTCAGGAAAGCTAGAAAGAGTAAATTCGGCGGTTTCTTCATTGAATATCACATTAAGTAAAGAGCAGTGGTTTGAAATATTAGAAGCATCCAAAGGAAAAGAAGTAGATTAA
- a CDS encoding dicarboxylate/amino acid:cation symporter codes for MTLTKKIIIGLILGILVGLALNVYAPSLFKPLDTYLFQPLGKIFLNLITMLVVPIVLISITLGVVGLGDTKKLGSIGLKTILFFLITTCIAITIGLTLASVIQPGLAGDFESMLVDELAEEDTPEKAPPVMETLLNIIPTNPIKAMAEGEMLQIISFSVLLGFAINALGEKAGKVKTLLEQANDIVMLLVNIVIKTAPYGAFGLIASAVGGLGLDAIKAMGAYFLVVILALFLHFFITYGGALFFLGRINPITFFKRFIPAMSVAFSTSSSNATLPMSMDVAQENLGVPKRISSFVQPLGATINMDGTAIMQGVATVFIAQVYGIDLSLTQLLTVVGLAVVASIGTAGVPGVGFILLAMVLGQVGLPVEGIALILGIDRLLDMTRTAVNITGDAACAYIVAKSEDGEVKLPEEQRI; via the coding sequence ATGACATTGACGAAGAAAATAATTATCGGTCTTATATTAGGTATTTTAGTTGGCCTTGCATTGAATGTTTATGCACCGTCCTTATTCAAACCATTAGATACATATCTATTTCAACCTCTAGGGAAAATATTTCTTAACCTTATCACTATGCTAGTTGTCCCAATTGTTCTTATCTCCATCACACTTGGAGTGGTCGGACTTGGAGATACAAAAAAGCTTGGAAGTATCGGTTTAAAAACCATTTTATTTTTCTTGATTACAACATGTATCGCCATAACAATCGGACTTACACTTGCTTCCGTTATTCAACCTGGACTTGCCGGTGACTTTGAAAGTATGTTGGTTGATGAACTAGCTGAAGAAGATACACCGGAAAAAGCTCCTCCGGTTATGGAAACCCTTTTAAACATTATTCCAACAAACCCGATTAAAGCAATGGCTGAAGGTGAAATGTTGCAAATCATTTCATTCTCCGTATTACTTGGATTTGCCATAAATGCATTGGGGGAAAAAGCAGGAAAGGTAAAAACCCTTCTTGAACAAGCAAATGATATCGTCATGCTGCTTGTAAATATCGTAATTAAAACAGCTCCTTATGGCGCATTTGGTTTAATTGCTTCAGCAGTTGGCGGACTTGGCTTAGATGCTATTAAGGCTATGGGAGCATACTTTTTAGTCGTTATTTTAGCTTTATTCTTACATTTCTTTATCACATACGGCGGTGCGTTATTCTTCTTGGGGAGAATCAATCCAATTACGTTCTTCAAGCGTTTCATTCCTGCAATGAGTGTTGCTTTCAGTACATCAAGCAGTAATGCAACCTTACCAATGTCCATGGATGTCGCACAAGAAAACCTTGGAGTTCCAAAGAGGATCAGTAGCTTCGTACAACCGCTTGGTGCGACCATAAATATGGATGGTACAGCAATCATGCAGGGTGTTGCCACGGTATTTATTGCTCAAGTATACGGAATTGACTTAAGTTTGACGCAACTTCTAACTGTCGTAGGTTTGGCTGTTGTTGCGAGTATCGGAACAGCAGGTGTACCGGGAGTAGGATTCATCCTTCTTGCCATGGTGCTAGGACAGGTTGGACTTCCGGTTGAAGGAATTGCCTTGATACTAGGAATTGACCGTCTGCTTGATATGACTAGAACAGCAGTTAATATCACAGGTGATGCAGCATGTGCTTATATAGTTGCAAAATCTGAAGATGGAGAAGTTAAATTACCAGAGGAACAAAGAATATAA
- a CDS encoding DMT family transporter, producing the protein MAWIFLTIAGICEIGAVASLKLAEGFKRLIPSICFVVIGLSSFYFLSLALKEIPMGTAYAVWTGIGSAGSVVLGMIFFQESKDRIRIFLLSLIIIGVIGLKISQ; encoded by the coding sequence ATGGCTTGGATTTTCCTTACCATAGCTGGAATTTGTGAAATCGGGGCAGTGGCATCCCTTAAATTAGCAGAAGGCTTCAAAAGGCTTATCCCTTCTATTTGTTTTGTAGTAATCGGCTTGTCTAGTTTCTACTTTCTGTCCCTTGCCTTGAAAGAAATACCTATGGGCACTGCTTATGCTGTCTGGACAGGAATCGGTTCTGCGGGAAGTGTAGTCCTTGGGATGATTTTCTTTCAAGAATCAAAAGACAGAATCCGAATCTTTTTGCTATCACTAATAATAATCGGCGTAATCGGCCTGAAGATTTCACAATAA
- a CDS encoding DMT family transporter: MQWMYIFIAGLLEIIWVIGLRYSEGFTVLVPSIITLITLAISFYLFSKSLKFLPIGTAYAIFTGLGAAGTAIVGILYFQESASPSKLFFLSLMLIGIIGLKMTTSDDTTETEVLEEGN; the protein is encoded by the coding sequence ATGCAATGGATGTATATTTTTATCGCAGGTCTATTGGAAATTATCTGGGTAATAGGACTAAGGTATTCGGAAGGATTTACTGTTCTAGTGCCTAGTATAATAACCCTTATTACATTGGCAATAAGTTTTTATTTGTTTTCTAAGTCATTAAAGTTTTTGCCAATCGGAACGGCATATGCCATTTTTACAGGCCTTGGTGCAGCAGGAACAGCAATTGTAGGGATATTATATTTTCAAGAGTCAGCAAGCCCTTCCAAACTGTTTTTTCTAAGTCTTATGCTGATTGGAATCATTGGTTTAAAAATGACAACTTCTGATGATACAACGGAAACAGAAGTTCTAGAGGAGGGGAATTAA
- a CDS encoding TetR/AcrR family transcriptional regulator, whose protein sequence is MSYSTSDLIKQHALQLFAQKGYFGTSLNDVASLVGIKKPSLYAHFKNKDDLYITILQELMDTFIDRVAIDSLEIQSSSTKPLLKRLLINMIDFWKDETLGLLYKRTLLFPEEKFRSSIHEHFLQTESYTTDILSNIFSKGLQNGEIPPQPLEPLIDAYYCLIDGLFVQRFFYSSSDFDKKAEHAFEHFWKATEIGGK, encoded by the coding sequence ATGTCTTACTCGACTTCGGATCTTATCAAACAGCATGCACTCCAACTTTTCGCTCAAAAAGGATATTTTGGTACATCTTTAAATGATGTAGCATCATTAGTTGGTATTAAGAAACCTTCTTTGTATGCTCATTTTAAAAATAAAGATGATTTATATATCACCATCCTGCAAGAACTGATGGACACGTTTATTGATAGAGTCGCTATTGATTCTTTGGAGATTCAATCAAGTTCTACAAAGCCATTGTTAAAGCGTCTACTAATTAACATGATAGATTTCTGGAAAGACGAAACACTGGGTTTATTGTATAAACGCACCCTACTTTTCCCTGAGGAAAAATTCCGATCATCTATACACGAACATTTTCTTCAAACAGAATCGTATACGACTGATATTTTGTCTAACATTTTTAGCAAAGGACTACAAAACGGTGAAATCCCACCACAACCGCTAGAACCTCTTATTGACGCATATTACTGCTTGATTGATGGATTGTTTGTACAACGGTTCTTTTATTCCAGTTCTGACTTTGACAAGAAAGCGGAACATGCATTTGAACATTTTTGGAAAGCAACTGAGATAGGAGGAAAATAG
- a CDS encoding universal stress protein, translating into METFNNILIAYDGSKSSLKAVQMGINMKKKLHSHLTILHVLEETSVNVPIPATRPDTLPAGGMGNVDGLNIYTNNVKDKVPSQQRVATAENDATTQSLSEVHALLSQERVEAQVEVMQGDPAKTICNFADTQQNDLIIIGSRGLGGLKKLILGSVSDKVTNTANCPVLIAK; encoded by the coding sequence ATGGAAACTTTCAATAATATTTTAATTGCTTATGACGGTTCCAAGAGCAGTTTGAAAGCAGTTCAAATGGGGATAAATATGAAAAAAAAGTTACACTCACACCTTACCATTTTACATGTTCTAGAAGAAACATCTGTAAATGTCCCCATCCCAGCTACTAGACCTGATACACTTCCTGCCGGTGGAATGGGCAATGTGGACGGATTGAATATCTATACAAATAATGTGAAAGATAAGGTGCCTAGTCAACAGCGAGTTGCTACAGCCGAAAATGATGCCACCACACAATCATTAAGTGAGGTTCATGCCCTATTATCACAAGAACGAGTGGAGGCACAAGTAGAGGTCATGCAAGGTGATCCAGCCAAAACAATCTGCAATTTTGCCGACACACAACAAAACGACCTCATCATTATCGGTAGCAGAGGCCTTGGAGGACTAAAGAAATTAATTCTGGGAAGTGTAAGCGATAAGGTCACAAACACCGCTAACTGCCCCGTGTTAATAGCAAAATAA